Proteins encoded within one genomic window of Bombina bombina isolate aBomBom1 chromosome 1, aBomBom1.pri, whole genome shotgun sequence:
- the LOC128650487 gene encoding protein S100-A10 isoform X1, giving the protein MVVPSQLEHAMETLLFTFHNYAGDKNYLTKEDLRHLMEKEFPEFLKNQNDPQAVDKIMKDLDQCRDGRVIFHSYFSLIAGLTIACNDYYTKNMKRK; this is encoded by the exons ATGGTTGTCCCGTCGCAATTAGAGCATGCAATGGAAACATTGCTTTTTACATTTCACAACTACGCTGGGGACAAGAACTACCTGACTAAAGAAGATCTGCGTCACCTAATGGAGAAGGAATTCCCAGAGTTTCTAAAG AACCAAAACGATCCACAGGCTGTCGACAAAATCATGAAAGATTTGGATCAGTGCAGAGATGGCCGAGTCATATTCCACAGCTACTTTTCTCTTATCGCTGGTCTCACCATCGCTTGCAATGATTATTACACCAAAAATATGAAGAGAAAGTGA
- the LOC128650487 gene encoding protein S100-A10 isoform X2, translating to MGVSSLPLNTTSRHPHTSLFRSTFSLQATAQPCPQGQYSQSNMVVPSQLEHAMETLLFTFHNYAGDKNYLTKEDLRHLMEKEFPEFLKNQNDPQAVDKIMKDLDQCRDGRVIFHSYFSLIAGLTIACNDYYTKNMKRK from the exons ATGGGAGTTTCTTCCCTCCCCCTGAACACTACAAGCAGACATCCCCATACCTCACTTTTCCGGAGCACTTTCAGCTTGCAAGCGACTGCACAGCCTTGTCCCCAAG GACAATACTCACAAAGCAACATGGTTGTCCCGTCGCAATTAGAGCATGCAATGGAAACATTGCTTTTTACATTTCACAACTACGCTGGGGACAAGAACTACCTGACTAAAGAAGATCTGCGTCACCTAATGGAGAAGGAATTCCCAGAGTTTCTAAAG AACCAAAACGATCCACAGGCTGTCGACAAAATCATGAAAGATTTGGATCAGTGCAGAGATGGCCGAGTCATATTCCACAGCTACTTTTCTCTTATCGCTGGTCTCACCATCGCTTGCAATGATTATTACACCAAAAATATGAAGAGAAAGTGA